One window of the Eucalyptus grandis isolate ANBG69807.140 chromosome 8, ASM1654582v1, whole genome shotgun sequence genome contains the following:
- the LOC108954755 gene encoding uncharacterized protein LOC108954755 has product MFHHSYGDQELFMPGEEMPEWLVPNNEGQISFMATKDLLEKFLGLAFCVVARAKCGQKDGGVHIGPAINGRRSWGQGRVFQRDFNQVWLKCYKPRLLWDQVSFGPNGWNCFIATIRAEDDVIVKKCGFRLICKPLENDLEIFRQHNQSLDPALLYEVRHEDNQMSTAEKKSSSEIEDLLDNKTSREENSSSDLILEGSNVTDFPIQNYHFSYYRDFQNVVPRGEMPEEFVPVEDGTISFMVSQDLYDKFLGLALCVVFSVEDGKKEISFDIVPHVNGERRNVLSGTLGSFDSDHMWIRYLIPRMLWGLLEGEVDFDQFEESYLRFSLRIGVSGGTVKKLGYLLRFRQLEDDLKVVLEDTQFVDPAALCEDLDRSRDLMEFLKKCHLPIENLEWTESESESNESEEE; this is encoded by the exons ATGTTTCATCATTCATATGGTGACCAAGAACTTTTTATGCCTGGAGAAGAGATGCCAGAATGGTTGGTCCCTAATAATGAGGGTCAAATTTCTTTCATGGCTACAAAGGACTTGTTGGAAAAATTCTTAGGATTAGCTTTTTGTGTCGTAGCCCGAGCAAAATGTGGACAAAAGGATGGCGGCGTGCATATTGGGCCAGCCATTAATGGTCGACGTAGTTGGGGTCAGGGAAGGGTTTTCCAACGTGATTTCAATCAAGTGTGGCTTAAGTGTTACAAACCAAGGCTACTATGGGACCAAGTCTCGTTTGGTCCAAATGGCTGGAATTGTTTCATAGCAACCATTAGAGCAGAAGATGATGTAATTGTGAAAAAATGTGGATTCCGATTAATATGCAAGCCATTAGAGAATGATTTGGAGATTTTTCGTCAACATAATCAGTCCCTGGATCCAGCTTTACTGTATGAGGTTCGACATGAAGATAATCAGATGAGCACagcggaaaaaaaaagttcaagtgaAATAGAAGATTTACTAGATAATAAAACAAGTAGAGAGGAAAATAGTTCAAGTGATTTAATACTCGAAGGATCCAACGTGACTGACTTCCCAAtccag AACTATCACTTTTCCTATTATCGTGATTTCCAAAATGTTGTCCCTAGAGGAGAGATGCCAGAGGAGTTTGTGCCTGTTGAAGATGGTACTATATCTTTCATGGTTTCACAAGACTTGTATGACAAGTTCCTAGGATTGGCTCTATGTGTTGTTTTCAGTGTAGAagatggaaaaaaggaaatatcttTCGACATTGTCCCACATGTTAATGGCGAAAGGCGGAATGTGCTATCGGGAACTCTTGGTTCATTTGATTCGGATCATATGTGGATTCGATATCTCATACCAAGAATGTTGTGGGGACTGTTGGAGGGAGAAGTtgattttgatcaatttgagGAGAGTTATCTACGATTTAGCCTTAGAATTGGAGTATCGGGTGGAACCGTGAAAAAGTTGGGCTATCTACTAAGGTTCAGACAACTAGAGGATGATTTGAAGGTTGTGCTTGAAGACACTCAATTTGTGGATCCAGCTGCACTCTGTGAGGATCTTGATAGATCAAGAGATTTAATGGAATTCCTTAAGAAATGTCACCTTCCTATAGAGAACCTGGAATGGACAGAAAGTGAATCGGAATCCaatgaaagtgaagaagaatga